The genomic stretch GGTGTCTACCGGCACCACCCGGTAGACGGCGCCGTGGATGCCACGGCCTGCCCAGGCCACCACGCGCCAAGCGCCCACCACGGTGCCAGGCGGAAGGAGGGCAGGGTGCAGCGCGATGGCGGAGGGCCTGTCCATGGGATGCCTCGCAAAGGGACAGGCCATCCTACCTCAACGGTCATACCGCGCGAGGGGCAGTGAGACGCCCCAAGCGGATTAGAACTTCGAGCCTGCTGGATCTGTCGAGAGCAGGCTGTAGATCCGGAGGCTGATGGGGTGGCCGTCCTTGATCTCGCAGTCGCGCTCCGTGAGGATGCCTTGGTTCCAGAACCGGGGGAGCAGCCAGTAGCCGCTCTCGGCTTTCTTGTGCTGTGCTTGATAGTGATTGTACCCGATCGCGCCCAAGGCTTCCGGACTCTGCCTGCTGATGATCTTCCACCACTGGCCGGTCCCCTCCCGCTCCAGGGTTTCATAAAAATCCATTGCAGGGTGAAGCGGTCCTTTGTCAGGGGAGGAGGCATCCTCTGACACTGAACCACACGAGGTGTAGGCGTCTAAAGTGGCGAGGCCGGGGGGACGCATTCTCCAGGAACAGAAAGCCTCATGCCTTCGGGAAATTGTGCGCATGGTCCCAGGAGCTGCTTGCAGCCTGGAAACCACGGGGGCGCTATCTTCGTGCAAGACGCACTCGCAGCGGGAGGATCACTTCATGACGAAGGGATTGCACCGTCTCATCGAGGCCCGGATCCAGGATGCCCAGAGACGGGGCGAGTTCGACGCGCTGCCGGGGAAGGGACAGCCGCTCGCGGATGATGGGCTGGGCTCCTTGCCGGAGGAGCAGCGGGCGGAGGCGCTGCTGATGCGCATCTCGGGGTTGCCGGAAGAGGTGGCCCTGCTGCGTGAGGTGGCGGAGCTCCGAGAGAAGTTCGACAGCGCCCGCGACGCGGAGGAGCGTCAGCAGATCCGCGAGGTGCTGTACGCCAAGGCGGTGCGGCTGGGAATTCTCTTCGAGCAATCGGGGAAATACCTCTCGGCTCGCAGGATCCAGGACTTGGTCCCCTGAGGCGCAGGTGGGATGTGGGTTCTGCCGGAGAAAGGCCACGGCGGTCATGATTTGGCCGGGCTGGCCGAACCCGCATGACGCGGTGCTGGTCCAACGGCTAAAGCGCTCGTGCATGCGAATCGCTGTGTCCGGCACGCACCGTTCTGGAAAGTCCACCCTGATTGACGAGCTGTCCGGCCTCTTGCCCACCTATGTGACGGTGGATGAGCCGTACCACCAGCTCGAGGAAGAGGGGTACGCGTTCGCGTCCCCTCCATCGGTTGAGGATTTCCAAGAGCAGCTTGCGCGGTCCATCGCCAACCTGGACGATGCGCATCGCGACGTGTTGTTCGACCGGTGTCCGGTGGACTTCATCGGATACCTGTTGGCCCACGAGGACCGCGACGCGTTCGAACTGGAGGTGTGGCTCCCGCGCGTACGCAGCGCCCTGCGGAAGCTCGATCTGATCGTGCTGGCCGGGATCGAGCGGCCGGACCGGATCGTGCGCTCCGCCTCGGAAGACGAGGAGCTGCGCCTGGCCGTGGATGAGAAGCTGAAGGAGCTTCTCCTCGATGACCCTTACTCCCTGGGCGTGGAGGTGCTGGAGGTGGAAGGTGCTCCGAGGGCGCGTGCGAAGCAGGTTCTCCAGCACCTTTGAGGCAAGAGCAGGTGGATGGTGGACACGCTCAGCCGGCGCCAAAGCGCCTGGAAGCTCTTCGCCGCTGGCTCAGCCACAGCAACAACCCCAGGGGCGTGAGTGCGCCAACTCCCCCGGCCGTGGAGCAACCCGCGGCAAGCTCCTGGGATTCACCCGCTGCGTCCCCATTCAAGGGCGCCACCTCCTGCGAGAGCGCGAGCCGGGCGCCCGTGACAGACCTCACGGTGTGATTCGCCACCCAGTAGTCGTCGTTGCTGCCGCTCTTGAGAGAGAGCTGGCCGAGCTCATCGGTCAGTGGCGCATCGGAGCGGAAGGCGTAGCGGTCTGCCAGGAGGATTTCCGTGCCACCCGGCGGGCGGAGCCAAACGCTGTACCTCTGAGCGGGGACATCGGCCACCATCCGCACGTGGTAGATGCTGTTGAGCGTGTAGGGCACCCGGTTGACCGCCGCGTAGCCGCTCCCGTTGTACACCTCGAAGATCCCGTTCGGGCCCATCCGGAGCGCCATGGCCAGGTGCGAGCGCTCCGTGACGGTGGTGGAGCTGTCCGCGTAGCCGATCACGCCGTCGATGGGGGCGCGCAAGGGCCGCACGTCGAACTCGATGCTCTGCATTCCGGTGTTCCCTGTCCCCAGCGCGTGCAGGCTCGCGTAGAACCCTTGGCGCGAGTACCAGGTCTCGCCCACCGCGCGCACCGTGTGGTTGGCCACCCGGAACTCGTTGTCCCGGGTGCCGCTCTTGAGCACGGCCTTTCCGATATCGTCCATCACAGGCGCGGTCGAGCGGAACGCGTAGCGGTCTGCCAGGAGGACCTCCGCTCCCCCTTGCGGCCGGACCCAAACACTGTACTGACGGGCATCGAGGTCCGCGGAGATGCGGACGTGGTAGGGGGTGTTGGCCACGTAGAGCAGCGTGGTGGCCGCGGCGTAACCCGTCCCATTGTAGACGTCGAACCAACCACTCGGGTTCATGCGCACGAGCATGGAGAGCTGGGAGTACGCCGTCACGGACGTGGCGCTGTCCGCGTAGCCCACCACGCCATCAATCGAAGCGTCCAAGGGCGTCACATCGAACTCGATGGTCCGGAGCCCGGTGTTGCCTGGGCCGAGCTCCCGTACGGCTTCCGCGAAAAAGAGCCTGGAGTACCAGATGCCCGGAGACGGCGGCATGGGCTGCTGCTTGAAGCGGCGCAGGGCCTCGATGAAGTAGTAGTCCCCATAGACGAGACTCACATCCACCTCCTGGCCCGCGGGGTAATGGCCCACGCCATGCAGCAGGATGCCAGGGCTGTTCGTGCCCGCGGCCAGGTAAGCGGGCGAGCTGAGCGTGTCGAGCATCTGCATGGCGGCATTCCAGTACTGGAGCTGCGTGCTCGCGTCCGGGACGTAGTTCGTCAGCTCCAGCAGCGCCGAGGCCACGGCTGCCGCAGCCGAGGAGTCCTTGAGCATCTGGCTGGCAGGGGCATCGAAGTCCCAGGGCGGAATGCCGTCCGCAGGCAAGCGGCTCAGGTAGTAGCCGGTGACTTTCTGCGCGGCCTCCAGCATTCGCGGATCCCGCGTGTACCGGTAGAGGAGGGTGTAGCCATACACCGCCCAGGCTTGCCCCCGGGTCCAGGTGGACGTGTTCGAATACCCCTGGTAGGTGCCCTGAAAGCGCAGGGCCCCCGTGTTCCGATCGTAGTCCGCGACGTGGAAGGTGCTCCCGTCCGCACGGACCAGATCGCTCAGGGTCCGCAGCGCGTGGTTGACGGCCATGTCCCGCCAACCCACCTGCCCACCGTTCTGGGCGCCCCAGAGCAGCAGCTCCAGGTTCA from Stigmatella aurantiaca encodes the following:
- a CDS encoding GNAT family N-acetyltransferase translates to MDFYETLEREGTGQWWKIISRQSPEALGAIGYNHYQAQHKKAESGYWLLPRFWNQGILTERDCEIKDGHPISLRIYSLLSTDPAGSKF
- a CDS encoding DUF1992 domain-containing protein gives rise to the protein MTKGLHRLIEARIQDAQRRGEFDALPGKGQPLADDGLGSLPEEQRAEALLMRISGLPEEVALLREVAELREKFDSARDAEERQQIREVLYAKAVRLGILFEQSGKYLSARRIQDLVP
- a CDS encoding AAA family ATPase, whose product is MRIAVSGTHRSGKSTLIDELSGLLPTYVTVDEPYHQLEEEGYAFASPPSVEDFQEQLARSIANLDDAHRDVLFDRCPVDFIGYLLAHEDRDAFELEVWLPRVRSALRKLDLIVLAGIERPDRIVRSASEDEELRLAVDEKLKELLLDDPYSLGVEVLEVEGAPRARAKQVLQHL
- a CDS encoding glycoside hydrolase family 88 protein, whose amino-acid sequence is MSTLCALVAGPARAFDEAAADRALQFAQEQLVRTAAQVPANQYPKSSLPNGTWRLIPATDLLGWTQGFFPGELWYMYQQTGVATWRVRADTWTRNLEVQKSNMQTHDLGFKFIPSYALAYQLTGDDYYRQVLLTAAGSLASRYNPRVGIINCCDWNPDWQLPLVIDTMMNLELLLWGAQNGGQVGWRDMAVNHALRTLSDLVRADGSTFHVADYDRNTGALRFQGTYQGYSNTSTWTRGQAWAVYGYTLLYRYTRDPRMLEAAQKVTGYYLSRLPADGIPPWDFDAPASQMLKDSSAAAAVASALLELTNYVPDASTQLQYWNAAMQMLDTLSSPAYLAAGTNSPGILLHGVGHYPAGQEVDVSLVYGDYYFIEALRRFKQQPMPPSPGIWYSRLFFAEAVRELGPGNTGLRTIEFDVTPLDASIDGVVGYADSATSVTAYSQLSMLVRMNPSGWFDVYNGTGYAAATTLLYVANTPYHVRISADLDARQYSVWVRPQGGAEVLLADRYAFRSTAPVMDDIGKAVLKSGTRDNEFRVANHTVRAVGETWYSRQGFYASLHALGTGNTGMQSIEFDVRPLRAPIDGVIGYADSSTTVTERSHLAMALRMGPNGIFEVYNGSGYAAVNRVPYTLNSIYHVRMVADVPAQRYSVWLRPPGGTEILLADRYAFRSDAPLTDELGQLSLKSGSNDDYWVANHTVRSVTGARLALSQEVAPLNGDAAGESQELAAGCSTAGGVGALTPLGLLLWLSQRRRASRRFGAG